One genomic segment of Esox lucius isolate fEsoLuc1 chromosome 15, fEsoLuc1.pri, whole genome shotgun sequence includes these proteins:
- the mnat1 gene encoding CDK-activating kinase assembly factor MAT1: MDDQGCPRCKTTKYRNPSLKLMVNVCGHTLCESCVDMLFVRGSGNCVQCDTPLRKSNFRVQLFEDPTVDKEVEIRKKVLKIYNKRDFDFSSLREYNDYLEQVEEIVYNLTNNIEVERTKQIMEAYQRENRDVIQKNKAKLTREQEELEELLLLEQQDNEQRRLETLQEEQRQLQAKRKNKQALLDELERSHVPATILLAQHKDRATQLENQIEKQKQVVKTTIFSTGIPMGQTVLLQPVARIAEVLYSYKPIEINTYGPPVPELEQLGRLGYLNHVRAAQPQDMAGGYTSGLACHRAIQDAFSGLFPPLG; encoded by the exons ATGTGAGAGCTGTGTGGACATGCTGTTTGTGCGCGGCTCTGGGAACTGTGTACAGTGTGACACACCCTTGAGGAAGAGCAACTTCCGTGTGCAGCTCTTCGAAGACCCCACAGTCGACAAGGAGGTGGAAATTCGCAAGAAGGTGCTCAAGAT TTACAACAAGAGAGACTTTGACTTCTCCAGCCTGAGAGAATACAATGACTATCTGGAACAAGTGGAGGAGATTG tcTACAACCTGACCAACAACATAGAAGTGGAGAGGACCAAACAGATCATGGAGGCATACCAGAGAGAGAACCGGGATGTCATCCAGAAGAACAAGGCCAAGCTG ACGCGGGAacaggaggagctggaggagcttCTGCTGCTGGAGCAGCAGGACAACGAGCAGCGCAGGCTGGAGACTCTGCAGGAGGAACAGAGGCAGCTACAGGCCAAGAGGAAGAACAAGCAGGCTCTACTGGATGAACTG GAGCGCTCTCATGTCCCCGCGACCATCCTGCTGGCACAACACAAGGACCGGGCTACCCAGCTGGAGAATCAGATTGAAAAGCAGAAACAGGTTGTCAAAACCACCATCTTCTCCACTGGCATCCCTATG GGTCAGACTGTGTTGTTGCAGCCTGTTGCCCGTATAGCGGAGGTTCTGTACAGCTACAAACCCATTGAAATCAACACCTACGGACCCCCCGTGCCTGAACTGGAGCAGCTGGGACGGCTCGG GTATTTGAACCACGTGCGTGCTGCCCAGCCACAGGACATGGCTGGAGGATACACCTCAGGACTGGCGTGTCATCGAGCCATACAGGATGCCTTCAGTGGGCTTTTCCCTCCACTGGGTTGA